The proteins below come from a single Apium graveolens cultivar Ventura unplaced genomic scaffold, ASM990537v1 ctg2904, whole genome shotgun sequence genomic window:
- the LOC141700770 gene encoding E3 ubiquitin-protein ligase RSL1 isoform X1 yields MEPTTFVTKLDLVGTSKVSCKMVEEAVLGRRSFEKLDFDDDEEEFRSCCEDEGELNEREVVVSETSKDDLDEFSVKLFFKGISIAEPGDFSSSGISGIGVYMERPACFPVIQLQKKLEFFVEESVADYLALMDGLSEAIQNDVRRVQAFTGSKILFDQITSDSILENPLLVALRQRILEHASTLESFDLKYVPDIDLTRPLQLAKVAIGVISFPTTGDESVDNCSICCEERLSPMMMTMKCSHKFCSNCMKTYVEEKLQSSQVPIRCPQLGCKYNLSTGECRSFLPVTSYEIFERAHINFTEANVLGSDQFYCPYSNCSALVDRHECLSARASSSNQSDSSCLECPACHQFVCVDCGVPCHSSKTCEEFHNLPLEERDTGDVTLHHLAQNKRWRQCQQCERRIELTHGCYHMTCWCGHEFCYSCGAEYGYSGQTCQCTFWDEEQYPGDVITHPSQEFEQWAWDSFGSLSTMVDAYSEQERSQLALIQRFLAGGLSSGEHQPHQSPPRCTDSYGDSIKDLHQLPWLERFVSVISDNFYDEHIQ; encoded by the exons ATGG AACCAACTACTTTCGTTACGAAATTGGACTTAGTTGGTACTAGTAAGGTTTCCTGTAAAATGGTGGAAGAAGCTGTTCTTGGTCGCAGAAGTTTTGAGAAATTGGATTTTGATGATGACGAGGAAGAGTTTCGGAGTTGTTGTGAAGACGAAGGTGAATTAAATGAGAGGGAAGTTGTAGTGAGTGAAACATCAAAGGATGATCTTGATGAATTTTCTGTCAAGTTGTTTTTTAAAGGTATATCGATAGCTGAACCTGGAGATTTTAGTTCTTCAGGGATTTCGGGTATTGGAGTGTATATGGAAAGACCAGCGTGTTTTCCAGTTATTCAATTGCAGAAAAAACTGGAGTTCTTTGTTGAGGAATCTGTGGCTGATTATTTAGCTTTGATGGATGGGTTATCTGAGGCTATCCAGAATGATGTCAGGCGTGTGCAAGCTTTCACAGGCTCAAAAATCCTATTTGATCAG ATCACAAGTGATAGTATTCTTGAGAATCCACTTCTTGTTGCATTAAGACAAAGAATCTTAGAACATGCTAGCACTCTGGAATCATTTGACCTCAAGTATGTTCCTGATATTGATCTGACGAGGCCACTTCAGTTGGCCAAAGTCGCAATTGGTGTTATATCTTTTCCCACCACAGGAGATGAATCAGTAGATAACTGTTCAATATGTTGCGAGGAAAGGCTTTCCCCGATGATGATGACAATGAAATGTTCCCACAAGTTCTGTTCCAATTGTATGAAAACCTATGTTGAAGAGAAATTGCAATCTTCTCAGGTACCCATTAGATGTCCACAGTTGGGATGCAAATATAATCTCTCTACCGGAGaatgtagatcttttcttcctgttACATCTTATGAAATCTTTGAGAGAGCTCATATAAATTTTACTGAAGCTAATGTTCTCGGCTCAGACCAATTTTACTGTCCCTATTCAAATTGTTCTGCCTTAGTTGATCGTCATGAATGTTTGTCGGCAAGGGCGAGTTCATCAAACCAGTCAGATAGCAGTTGTTTAGAGTGTCCTGCATGTCATCAATTTGTCTGTGTGGATTGTGGGGTCCCTTGTCATTCTTCAAAAACATGTGAAGAATTTCATAATCTCCCATTAGAGGAGAGGGACACAGGCGATGTCACTTTGCATCACCTGGCTCAAAATAAAAGGTGGAGGCAGTGCCAGCAATGCGAGAGAAGGATCGAGCTTACACATGGTTGCTACCACATGACCTGCTG GTGTGGCCATGAGTTCTGTTATTCTTGTGGCGCTGAGTACGGATATTCAGGACAGACTTGTCAATGTACATTCTGGGATGAAGAACAGTATCCCGGGGATGTGATCACACACCCTTCTCAAGAATTTGAACAATGGGCATGGGACTCTTTTGGTTCTTTATCAACAATGGTGGATGCATACTCGGAGCAAGAGAGATCACAACTGGCACTTATTCAAAGGTTTCTTGCTGGTGGTCTCAGTTCAGGTGAGCACCAGCCACACCAGTCTCCCCCACGCTGTACAGACTCGTATGGCGATTCCATAAAGGACCTGCATCAGCTTCCCTGGCTGGAACGATTTGTGTCCGTAATTAGTGATAACTTTTATGATGAACATATCCAGTGA
- the LOC141700770 gene encoding E3 ubiquitin-protein ligase RSL1 isoform X2 has translation MVEEAVLGRRSFEKLDFDDDEEEFRSCCEDEGELNEREVVVSETSKDDLDEFSVKLFFKGISIAEPGDFSSSGISGIGVYMERPACFPVIQLQKKLEFFVEESVADYLALMDGLSEAIQNDVRRVQAFTGSKILFDQITSDSILENPLLVALRQRILEHASTLESFDLKYVPDIDLTRPLQLAKVAIGVISFPTTGDESVDNCSICCEERLSPMMMTMKCSHKFCSNCMKTYVEEKLQSSQVPIRCPQLGCKYNLSTGECRSFLPVTSYEIFERAHINFTEANVLGSDQFYCPYSNCSALVDRHECLSARASSSNQSDSSCLECPACHQFVCVDCGVPCHSSKTCEEFHNLPLEERDTGDVTLHHLAQNKRWRQCQQCERRIELTHGCYHMTCWCGHEFCYSCGAEYGYSGQTCQCTFWDEEQYPGDVITHPSQEFEQWAWDSFGSLSTMVDAYSEQERSQLALIQRFLAGGLSSGEHQPHQSPPRCTDSYGDSIKDLHQLPWLERFVSVISDNFYDEHIQ, from the exons ATGGTGGAAGAAGCTGTTCTTGGTCGCAGAAGTTTTGAGAAATTGGATTTTGATGATGACGAGGAAGAGTTTCGGAGTTGTTGTGAAGACGAAGGTGAATTAAATGAGAGGGAAGTTGTAGTGAGTGAAACATCAAAGGATGATCTTGATGAATTTTCTGTCAAGTTGTTTTTTAAAGGTATATCGATAGCTGAACCTGGAGATTTTAGTTCTTCAGGGATTTCGGGTATTGGAGTGTATATGGAAAGACCAGCGTGTTTTCCAGTTATTCAATTGCAGAAAAAACTGGAGTTCTTTGTTGAGGAATCTGTGGCTGATTATTTAGCTTTGATGGATGGGTTATCTGAGGCTATCCAGAATGATGTCAGGCGTGTGCAAGCTTTCACAGGCTCAAAAATCCTATTTGATCAG ATCACAAGTGATAGTATTCTTGAGAATCCACTTCTTGTTGCATTAAGACAAAGAATCTTAGAACATGCTAGCACTCTGGAATCATTTGACCTCAAGTATGTTCCTGATATTGATCTGACGAGGCCACTTCAGTTGGCCAAAGTCGCAATTGGTGTTATATCTTTTCCCACCACAGGAGATGAATCAGTAGATAACTGTTCAATATGTTGCGAGGAAAGGCTTTCCCCGATGATGATGACAATGAAATGTTCCCACAAGTTCTGTTCCAATTGTATGAAAACCTATGTTGAAGAGAAATTGCAATCTTCTCAGGTACCCATTAGATGTCCACAGTTGGGATGCAAATATAATCTCTCTACCGGAGaatgtagatcttttcttcctgttACATCTTATGAAATCTTTGAGAGAGCTCATATAAATTTTACTGAAGCTAATGTTCTCGGCTCAGACCAATTTTACTGTCCCTATTCAAATTGTTCTGCCTTAGTTGATCGTCATGAATGTTTGTCGGCAAGGGCGAGTTCATCAAACCAGTCAGATAGCAGTTGTTTAGAGTGTCCTGCATGTCATCAATTTGTCTGTGTGGATTGTGGGGTCCCTTGTCATTCTTCAAAAACATGTGAAGAATTTCATAATCTCCCATTAGAGGAGAGGGACACAGGCGATGTCACTTTGCATCACCTGGCTCAAAATAAAAGGTGGAGGCAGTGCCAGCAATGCGAGAGAAGGATCGAGCTTACACATGGTTGCTACCACATGACCTGCTG GTGTGGCCATGAGTTCTGTTATTCTTGTGGCGCTGAGTACGGATATTCAGGACAGACTTGTCAATGTACATTCTGGGATGAAGAACAGTATCCCGGGGATGTGATCACACACCCTTCTCAAGAATTTGAACAATGGGCATGGGACTCTTTTGGTTCTTTATCAACAATGGTGGATGCATACTCGGAGCAAGAGAGATCACAACTGGCACTTATTCAAAGGTTTCTTGCTGGTGGTCTCAGTTCAGGTGAGCACCAGCCACACCAGTCTCCCCCACGCTGTACAGACTCGTATGGCGATTCCATAAAGGACCTGCATCAGCTTCCCTGGCTGGAACGATTTGTGTCCGTAATTAGTGATAACTTTTATGATGAACATATCCAGTGA